DNA from Gemmatimonadota bacterium:
CGACTCTCCGCCAACCAGGTGTGCTGGCCTGCGCAGGCCGAACTCGAGGCCACGGTCACCGCCACCTTCGCCGCACTCGGACAACGCGTCGTGCGCGGGCACCCGATAGACGCCGCCAAGGGACACGGCTTCATCGACGGTCAGGCGCACGGCATCGAGGTCTTTCGTTCGATCGATCCCGCCGCGCCGCTCGTGGTGGCCGAGGCGGTGTGGCAGTACAGCAGCCATGTGCTGGCGGGGCTCACTCGGCATCGCGGGCCAATCCTCACCCTCGCCAATTGGAGCGGGCAGTGGCCGGGGCTCGTGGGGCTGCTCAACCTCAACGGTTCACTCACCAAGGCCGGGATCCCCTACTCCACCATCTGGAGCGAGGACTTCTCCGACGACTTCGCCCGCGGCTTCATTGCCGAGTGGATGACGCACGGTCGTGCGATCCACAACACCTCGCACGCACGCGCCCTTCGCGACGACACCTTCGCCCGCGCCTTCGACGAGGATCGTGAGGTGGGGGCCGAGGCCGGCGCCCGCCTTCGCGACGAGCAGGCCATACTCGGCGTCTTCGACGAAGGGTGTATGGGGATGTACAACGCGATCATCCCCGACCACCTCATGCACGCCATGGGGCTGTTCAAGGAACGCCTGAGCCAGAGCGCCCTGTACGCGGCGATGCAGCGCGTCCCCGAGGCCGTCGCCCGCCGGCACTACGAGTGGCTGCTGGCGCGCGGGATGCGCTTTGCGTTAGGCACGGACGAGGCGACGGCCCTTACCGAACGGCAGGTGCTCGAGGGACTGCAAATGTACGATGCCGCCGTGCGGCTGGCCCACGACTTTGGCTGTTCGGCAATCGGCATCCAGTACCAGCAGGGGCTCAAGGACACCTGCGTCGCGTCGGACCTGGCCGAAGGGCTCCTCAACAACCCCGATCGGCCGCCGGTGCTGGACAGCAACGGAAGCGAGATCCTCGCCGGACGCGCGGTCACGCACTTCAATGAAGTGGATGAGTGCGCGGGCGTCGACGGACTCCTCACCGACCTCACCTGGCGGTCGCTCGACATCGATCCGTCCAACACCCTGCACGACGTGCGATGGGGGGCACCGGTGCGTGACAGCGGCGTCGACGAGTTTGTCTGGGTCTTCGAGATCTCCGGGGCGGCGCCAGCGTCGCACTTCATTGGCGGCTATGCGAGGGCGACCGGCGAACGACAGCCCCCGATGTACTTCCCCAAGGGGGGCTCCACGCTCAAGGGAGTCAGCCGACCGGGCGAAATCGTCTGGAGCCGCATCTACGTGCAAGGCGACGCGCTGCACATGGACATCGGGCGCGGCGGCGTGGTCCGCCTCTCCGAAGGGGAAACACAACGGCGCTGGGCGGCGACCACGTCGCAGTGGCCCATCATGCACGCGATCCTCTACGGCGTCACGCGCGACCAGTTGATGGCCAAGCATCAGGCCAACCACATCCAGGTGGCGTACGCGCCGAGCGCCGAACTCGCGCTGCGCGCCCTGGTGCGCAAGGCAAGCATGGCACAGGCGATGGGAATGCGCGTGAACATCTGCGGCGACGTGCACGATGCGCTCGACCACCATCAGCCACCGGAGCTTCACCGCTGAGCGACGCCGTCACGCCTCCCGATGCCACCAGCGCCGCACCAGCCAGTGTCCGGCCGCAGGCGCCGCTCGTCGAGGCCCGCGGCATCGGGATCGGCTTTCCCGGGGTGCGCGCCGTGTCGCGCGTCGACTTCGACGTGCGCGCCGGTGAGGTACACGCCCTCGTCGGCGAGAACGGCGCCGGCAAGTCGACGCTTGGCAAGCTGCTTACCGGGGCGCTGCAGGGTGACGAGGGAGAGATCGCGGTCCACGGCGTGGTGCAACGCTTCCCCTCCCCGCGCGAGGCGCTCGCCGCCGGGATCGCCATCATCCCGCAGGAGTTGCAGCTGGTGTCGTCGCTCGACGTGGCGGAGAACATCTCGCTGGGACGCGAGTCAGGCGACGGTTTCGTCGATCGCATCAGCGCGCGGACGATCGCCCGCCGTCACCTCGACGCCGTCGGCGCCCCCCACATCGCGGCTGACACGCTCGTGCGCGACCTGTCGCCCGGCGACCGGCAACTCGTGGCCATTGCCCGTGCCCTCGCGTGGGAAGCACGCTGCCTGATCATGGACGAGCCCACCGCCTCGCTCGGCGCCGGCGAGGAAGCGCGCCTGGAGCAGGTCGTCCGCACCCTGGTTGCCGGCGGGACCGGGGTGGTGTATGTCTCGCACAAGCTCGACGAGGTGTTGCGGCTGGCGGATCGCGTCACGGTCATGCGCGACGGGCAGCGGGTCGTCACCCGCGAGGCGCGGGGACTCTCCGCGCACGATCTCGTGCGACTCATGGTGGGGCGCGACCTTCCGCCGAGTGACCTCCCACGCGTTCCGGCGACGGCGCGGGAGGTACTGCGCATCGAGGGACTGTCGGTCGAACGGGCGGCCGCGGGCGGTGAAGGGAGCGGCGGCGCGCGACTCCAGGACGTCTCCCTGCGCCTGCGCGCCGGCGAGGTCGTGGGGCTCGCCGGCCTCGTGGGCGCCGGCCGCACCGATCTCCTGCTGTCGCTCGTTGGGGCACACGGAGGCGAGGTACGCGGGCGGCTGTGGCTCGACGGGCGCGAGTACGCACCGCGCACCCCCACGCACGCCCGCGACGAAGGACTCGTCCTGCTCCCCGAGGAGCGGAAGAGCGCGGGGATATTTCCGCAGCTCCGCGTCGACCACAACATCACCATGTCGTCGCTCGAACGCGTGAGTCGCTGGGGCTGGATCGATCGCGCGCACGAGACCGGGGAAGCCGCAGGGCTGATGAAGCGCACGGGCGTGCGCGCCGCGTCGGCGTCCGTCGCCATCAGCACGCTGAGCGGCGGCAACCAGCAAAAGGCGCTGCTCGCGCGTTGCCTCTTTTCGTCGCCCAAGGTCCTCCTGCTCGACGAACCGACGCGTGGCATCGACCTCGCGGCGCGCAGCGATGTGTACCGCGAGCTGCACGCGCTCGCCGCCGAGGGGTTCGGCGTGCTGCTGGCCTCGTCGGACATGTCCGAGGTGCTCACGCAGTGCCATCGCATCCTCGTCTTTCGCGCCGGGCGCATCGTCGCCGAGTTCGATCGAGAGCACGCAACCGAGGAGCTGGTGCTCGCTGCGGCGGCGGGTGCGGGCTCCCCTGGCGAACACGCATCGGACGCCACCATCGCAGCGAAGGGCGCCTCGCCGCCAACTGCGAACGACACGTACTCGTCAGGCGGCAGCGGACCGCCACCCGCAATGTCGGCGAGGGCGTCGCAACTGCTCGCCCGGTATCGCGGCGCGCTGGGGCTCATCGCCGTCCTCATCCTGTCGATCGTCTTTTCTCCCACCCGAGGCGGGCGACCGGTCTTCCTCGACATCGGCAACCTCACCGACATCCTGCGGCAGGTGGCCGAGAAGGGGATTCTCGCCGTGGGGATGACGGCGGTCGTCATCGCCGGTGGCATCGACCTTTCGGTCGGGTCGATCCTGGCGTTCGGGGCGACGCTCAGCGCCTGGCTGCTGATGAAGCAGGGCCTCGGGCTGCTGCCGACCGCCATCATCGTGCTCGGCGCCGGCGCGTTGTGGGGGTGGGTGAACGGCATCGTCGTGGCACGCTGGAAGCTCCCCGCGTTCATCGCCACGCTCGCCACGATGAGCGCCGCTCGCGGTGCGGCGCGCTATCTCAGCGGCGGGACTGCGATTCCCCTTGGCTTTGGCGACGGAGGGGCGCCGGAGTCGGTGCGCGCGCTCGCGGCGCCGTTGCTCCCGTATGTCCCTGCCCCGGCGCTCGTCTTCGGGATCGCCGTCGTGCTCCTGCACCTGTTTCTCGCGCGCACGCGCGGCGGGCGATACCTCTACGCCATCGGCGACAACGTGGCGGCGGCGCGGCTCTCCGGCGTGCGGGTGTCGTGGCACACCACGTCGGTGTACGTCATCTCCGGGCTCCTGGCCGGGATGGCCGGGCTGGTGCACTGCGCGCAGCTCGAGCAGGGGAACCCTAACGACGGCGTCGCCTATGAACTCGACGCGATCGCCGCCGTCGTGATCGGTGGCACGTCGCTGAGCGGCGGGACGGGCAGTGTGGCCGGCACCCTCATCGGGATCCTGACGATCGGGGTCATCAACAACAGCATGGGGCTCAACAACGTCGATGCGAACCTCCAGCTCATCCTCAAGGGCGTCATCATCCTCGCGGCGGTCTGGCTACAGCGGCGCCGTGCGACGTAGCCTGGCGCTGGTCGCCGCGGCGTTCCTCATGTCCGCCTGCGGCAAGGAACAGGGAACCCGGAAGCTGATCGGCTTCTCGCAGGCCAACCTCGGCGAACCGTGGCGCGTGGCCATGAACGCCGAGGTGGCCGAGGCGGCCAAGGGGCATCCGGAGCTCGAGTTTGTCTATGCCGATGCGCAGCAGGACAACGCCAAGCAGGTGGCCGACGTCGAGAACTTCCTGCGGCAGAAGATCGACCTCCTGATCATATCACCTAACGAAGCGAAGCCGCTCACGCCCATCGTGAAGCGTGCCTTCGAGAGCGGGATCCCGGTCGTCGTACTCGATCGCGAGATCGAAGGAGAGACCTACACGACGTTCATCGGCGCCAACAATCGCGACATCGGCAAGGCGGCCGGCGAGTACGTCGCGACGCTGCTGGGCGGCACGGGCGCGGTCGTGGAGATCAAGGGGCTTCCCGGTTCCACTCCGGCGCGCGACCGCAGTGAAGGGTTCCGTGAAGCGATTGCCGGCTTTCCCGGCATCAGGATCGTCCACGACCCGGTCGCCAACTGGCTGCGCGAAGAGGCGATGACACAGATGGAGTCGGCGCTGTCGGCGCACCCGACCATCGACCTGGTCTACGCACACAACGACCCGATGGCGATGGGGGCGTATCTTGCCGCCAAGGCGAAGGGGCGCGACTCGGCGATGAAGTTCATCGGCATCGACGGGCTCCCCGGCCTGGACGGCGGTCGTCAGGCGGTGCAGGATGGCAAGCTCGCCGCCACCTTCGTCTATCCCACCGGTGGCCGGGAAGCAGTCGACATCGCCGTGCGCATTCTCAAGGGCGAGCAGGTCCCGCACCGGATCACGCTCGGAACAGAACGGATCACGAAGTAGCGAAACGGGGGCCCGCGCAGCATCGCCCCGGGGTGATCGTCCCGACGTTCAGCGATCGCGTGAAACCTCCGCCGGGGAGCCACGTATGGTTGAAATAACCATATCGCCTCCCCACCGATGCCTCCAGATCCGCGCGCCTTTCTCCCCCTCAAGCCCGTCGACCTGCAGCTCCTCCTCGCGCTCGGCGAGCAGGAGCTGCACGGCTATGGTCTGGTGCAGGCCATCGCCGATCGCACCGACGGTCTCGTGTCGCTCGATCCGGGGAACCTGTATCGCGTCATCAAGCGAATGCTCGCCGACGGGCTCGTGGCCGAGTCGACCGCCCGACCGGTGCCGGAGCTTGGCGAGGAACGTCGCCGCTACTATCGCATCACGCCGCTCGGGGGGCGCGTGGCCGGGCAGGAGGTCCGCCGGCTGCAAGCGTTGGTGAACCTGCCGTCGGTGCGCGCGCTTGCGGCGCAGTACGCCCCGTGAGCGAGCGCGTCTTCGGATTGCTGCTGTACTGCTTTCCGCCGGGCTTCCGGCGGCGCTTTGGCACGGAGATGCGCGCGCTCTTTCGCGACCAGCTGCGCGATGCGCGCACGGGTCGCGCCCCCGTCCCCGTCGTTCGATTCTGGTTTCACCTGGCCCCGTCGCTCGTGGGTGCCGTGCTGCTCGAGTGGCGCGATGTCGTGCTCGAGCGCCTCGTCTCGTCACCGATCGCCCCCCCTCCCTTCATTCCCCGAGAGCGCATGTTGCACTCCTTGACCAGCGACGTCCGGCTGGCGATTCGGATGCTGCGCAAGAACCCCGTCTTCACCCTCATCGCCGTCCTGGTCATCGCGATCGGGAGCGGGGCGGTGACGACGATCTTCAGCGCCATGAACGCCATCGTCCTGCGCCCGCTCCCGGGGACGCACGGGACCGAGCGGCTCGTCGACATCGAACGTCGCTCGGCCGACTACAGCGAAGGGACGACGGCGTCGTACGACTACTTCACGCAGTTGCGCGAGCGTACGCGCACGCTGGATGGCATCGCCGCGTGGACCAAGGTGTCGCTCACGCTGGCCGACCGGGGGCAGGGGAACGCGGTGTACGGCAACATGGTCAGCGGGAACTACTTCTCGCTGCTGGGCGTGCGGCCAGCGCTGGGACGATTCTTCGCGCCTGACGAGGACCGCACGCCGCTGACCCATCCGGTGGTGGTCGTGTCGCAAGGCTTCTGGCAATCGGCGCTGGGGAGCGACAGCGGCGCCATCGGGCGCGCCGTCACGGTCAACGGCAATCCGTACACGCTCATCGGCGTCGCCCCGGCCGGCTTTCGCGGTGTCTTCTCTCCGCTCAGGGTCGACGCGTGGGTCCCGCTGATGATGCAACAGCAGCTGCGCTCGACGCACGACCTGGAGGACGCGGCGTGGCTGCGGACCTTTGGACGGCTTGCCCCGGGCACCTCCGTGGACCAGGCGCGGCAGGAACTCACGGCGCTCACGGTGGCGTACATCGCCGATCGCGGCGAACGCGGGGGCAATCGCGATTACAACACCATCCGGCTCTCGGCGCTCACCGGACTTCCCGCGGACGCGCGTGAGGGCTTCCTCGGCTTCATGCAGCTCCTGCTCGGCGCGGCCGCACTCGTGCTCCTCATCGCCAGCGTCAACGTCGCCTCGATGTTGTCGGCGCGGGCCATCGCCCGGCAGCGGGAAATGGCGGTGCGCGTGGCACTGGGGGCGGGGCGCGCACGACTCGTCAGGCAGCTGCTCACCGAGACGATGATGCTCTTCACGCTGGGAGCCATCGGCGGGATGGGAGTCGCGACCATGGCGACGGCGGCGCTCGAGCAGGTGCCGATT
Protein-coding regions in this window:
- a CDS encoding substrate-binding domain-containing protein, translated to MRRSLALVAAAFLMSACGKEQGTRKLIGFSQANLGEPWRVAMNAEVAEAAKGHPELEFVYADAQQDNAKQVADVENFLRQKIDLLIISPNEAKPLTPIVKRAFESGIPVVVLDREIEGETYTTFIGANNRDIGKAAGEYVATLLGGTGAVVEIKGLPGSTPARDRSEGFREAIAGFPGIRIVHDPVANWLREEAMTQMESALSAHPTIDLVYAHNDPMAMGAYLAAKAKGRDSAMKFIGIDGLPGLDGGRQAVQDGKLAATFVYPTGGREAVDIAVRILKGEQVPHRITLGTERITK
- a CDS encoding ATP-binding cassette domain-containing protein codes for the protein MSRVDFDVRAGEVHALVGENGAGKSTLGKLLTGALQGDEGEIAVHGVVQRFPSPREALAAGIAIIPQELQLVSSLDVAENISLGRESGDGFVDRISARTIARRHLDAVGAPHIAADTLVRDLSPGDRQLVAIARALAWEARCLIMDEPTASLGAGEEARLEQVVRTLVAGGTGVVYVSHKLDEVLRLADRVTVMRDGQRVVTREARGLSAHDLVRLMVGRDLPPSDLPRVPATAREVLRIEGLSVERAAAGGEGSGGARLQDVSLRLRAGEVVGLAGLVGAGRTDLLLSLVGAHGGEVRGRLWLDGREYAPRTPTHARDEGLVLLPEERKSAGIFPQLRVDHNITMSSLERVSRWGWIDRAHETGEAAGLMKRTGVRAASASVAISTLSGGNQQKALLARCLFSSPKVLLLDEPTRGIDLAARSDVYRELHALAAEGFGVLLASSDMSEVLTQCHRILVFRAGRIVAEFDREHATEELVLAAAAGAGSPGEHASDATIAAKGASPPTANDTYSSGGSGPPPAMSARASQLLARYRGALGLIAVLILSIVFSPTRGGRPVFLDIGNLTDILRQVAEKGILAVGMTAVVIAGGIDLSVGSILAFGATLSAWLLMKQGLGLLPTAIIVLGAGALWGWVNGIVVARWKLPAFIATLATMSAARGAARYLSGGTAIPLGFGDGGAPESVRALAAPLLPYVPAPALVFGIAVVLLHLFLARTRGGRYLYAIGDNVAAARLSGVRVSWHTTSVYVISGLLAGMAGLVHCAQLEQGNPNDGVAYELDAIAAVVIGGTSLSGGTGSVAGTLIGILTIGVINNSMGLNNVDANLQLILKGVIILAAVWLQRRRAT
- a CDS encoding fucose isomerase, yielding MTDRDIILVASGDSRLSANQVCWPAQAELEATVTATFAALGQRVVRGHPIDAAKGHGFIDGQAHGIEVFRSIDPAAPLVVAEAVWQYSSHVLAGLTRHRGPILTLANWSGQWPGLVGLLNLNGSLTKAGIPYSTIWSEDFSDDFARGFIAEWMTHGRAIHNTSHARALRDDTFARAFDEDREVGAEAGARLRDEQAILGVFDEGCMGMYNAIIPDHLMHAMGLFKERLSQSALYAAMQRVPEAVARRHYEWLLARGMRFALGTDEATALTERQVLEGLQMYDAAVRLAHDFGCSAIGIQYQQGLKDTCVASDLAEGLLNNPDRPPVLDSNGSEILAGRAVTHFNEVDECAGVDGLLTDLTWRSLDIDPSNTLHDVRWGAPVRDSGVDEFVWVFEISGAAPASHFIGGYARATGERQPPMYFPKGGSTLKGVSRPGEIVWSRIYVQGDALHMDIGRGGVVRLSEGETQRRWAATTSQWPIMHAILYGVTRDQLMAKHQANHIQVAYAPSAELALRALVRKASMAQAMGMRVNICGDVHDALDHHQPPELHR
- a CDS encoding ABC transporter permease, with translation MSERVFGLLLYCFPPGFRRRFGTEMRALFRDQLRDARTGRAPVPVVRFWFHLAPSLVGAVLLEWRDVVLERLVSSPIAPPPFIPRERMLHSLTSDVRLAIRMLRKNPVFTLIAVLVIAIGSGAVTTIFSAMNAIVLRPLPGTHGTERLVDIERRSADYSEGTTASYDYFTQLRERTRTLDGIAAWTKVSLTLADRGQGNAVYGNMVSGNYFSLLGVRPALGRFFAPDEDRTPLTHPVVVVSQGFWQSALGSDSGAIGRAVTVNGNPYTLIGVAPAGFRGVFSPLRVDAWVPLMMQQQLRSTHDLEDAAWLRTFGRLAPGTSVDQARQELTALTVAYIADRGERGGNRDYNTIRLSALTGLPADAREGFLGFMQLLLGAAALVLLIASVNVASMLSARAIARQREMAVRVALGAGRARLVRQLLTETMMLFTLGAIGGMGVATMATAALEQVPIPTDAAIVLELSPDPRVLAFALAISLATGLIFGLSPALQASRKDVTAQLREGSTGSGTRRRLMSHALIVGQLAMSLVLLVGAGLFLRALQGGQKVNPGFQIAGVASVAFNTEAFGYDAVRGRAFYEALRESVRSIPGVEAVSFTDRLPLALSSSGATIDVDDAVNGAVDREGKVSVQLSQVDAGFFDVLQLPIRSGRAISSTDNAESPRVAVINETMARRLWPLGTAIGRSFRFGPERVTVVGVAQDAKYDHLAEATPSFVYFASAQNWRPDQWLVVRSAGDAGALAAAIERAVRAIDPLLPRPVVMTLTQTTSISLLPQRVAALVTGVLGAVGLLLATVGLYGLIAYSANRRTREIGIRVALGATRSDVLALVVREGMWLAGLGVVIGVVLAGAASQLLRSLLFDTSPLDVPTYAVMSLLFIAVAMLASYLPARRAASANPATALRSD
- a CDS encoding helix-turn-helix transcriptional regulator, whose product is MPPDPRAFLPLKPVDLQLLLALGEQELHGYGLVQAIADRTDGLVSLDPGNLYRVIKRMLADGLVAESTARPVPELGEERRRYYRITPLGGRVAGQEVRRLQALVNLPSVRALAAQYAP